One window of Cohnella hashimotonis genomic DNA carries:
- a CDS encoding ABC transporter transmembrane domain-containing protein yields the protein MLKYFTAYRGLLALLLLCILIEAAYAVAAPLSLKYLVDEAFVPKDGGMFALILGLLIGVGVLSITASLSGDYALGKLVGQGIAKLRLDLFERLQRQSISFYREYGTGDLVARFTTDTASVERTVGATVPMLFAQTLSACLGISMLFALDWRLTLIMLAGASLMIAGPKLLQRRAEAGQQQLKSSQERFMNAIDETVKGHKTIRSLHQQERVRQLSARLIGDMLKNGLRLRLITSWMERLPLVSLMVLNGAMIGFGGYLIFRDQLTIGGFMAFFTLFMTVGQSATNLTYLIPGMIEARVSFARIGELMAREPEVPEPAEPRSPAGPIREIAMEGVDFGYEKGADQLRGVSLGIAGGSYTAFVGASGSGKSTALQLLARLYDPRKGRIAIDGLDLREIGERNLRELALLVGQDTFLFNASVRDNLLLDKQGLSEADLNEAVRKSGLQEAVARWPNGLDTLVRQEGGSFSGGERQRIALTRALLRDPDVLLLDEVTSALDPGAEAAVNELVLSLRGRKTVVSVTHRLSAVVEADRIYVFDKGKVVESGTHEQLLVLGGAYARLWEKQQGFRLSEDGLHADVNTDWLARLPFLAGIDAGLLDSLSAAFSTQTCREGEAIVREGEEGHTFYIIVRGKFEVTKQTEDAGERRVATLQDGDYFGEIALMKEVPRTATVRAMGPSVLLSMRRETFQRLLSGSTQIRDELSRALERRA from the coding sequence ATGCTGAAATATTTCACCGCCTACAGAGGGCTGCTCGCCCTGCTCCTGCTCTGCATCCTGATCGAAGCCGCGTACGCGGTCGCCGCGCCGCTCAGTCTGAAGTATCTGGTCGACGAAGCGTTCGTCCCGAAGGACGGCGGCATGTTCGCGCTGATTCTGGGACTGCTGATCGGGGTGGGGGTGCTGTCGATCACCGCCTCTTTATCCGGCGACTACGCGCTGGGAAAGTTAGTCGGCCAAGGCATCGCGAAGCTTCGTCTCGATCTGTTCGAGCGCCTTCAGCGTCAATCGATCTCCTTCTACAGGGAGTACGGCACGGGCGACTTGGTCGCACGCTTTACGACTGATACCGCTTCGGTCGAGCGCACCGTTGGGGCGACGGTGCCGATGCTGTTCGCGCAGACGCTCAGCGCCTGCCTGGGGATCAGCATGCTGTTCGCGCTCGATTGGAGGCTGACCCTGATCATGCTCGCGGGCGCATCGCTCATGATTGCGGGGCCCAAGCTGCTGCAGCGCAGAGCCGAAGCCGGCCAGCAGCAGCTCAAGTCGTCGCAGGAGCGCTTTATGAATGCGATCGACGAGACGGTGAAGGGACACAAGACGATCCGCAGCCTTCATCAGCAGGAGCGGGTGCGCCAGCTGTCCGCTCGTCTTATCGGGGACATGCTGAAAAACGGGTTGCGGCTCCGCCTCATCACTTCTTGGATGGAGCGTCTGCCGCTGGTGTCGCTGATGGTCCTGAACGGCGCGATGATCGGCTTCGGCGGTTACCTGATCTTTCGCGACCAGTTGACGATCGGCGGCTTCATGGCGTTCTTTACGCTGTTCATGACGGTCGGCCAGTCCGCAACTAACCTGACTTATCTGATTCCCGGCATGATCGAGGCGCGGGTGAGCTTCGCCAGAATCGGAGAGCTGATGGCGCGCGAGCCGGAAGTGCCGGAGCCTGCGGAACCCCGTTCGCCCGCGGGTCCGATTCGGGAGATTGCGATGGAGGGCGTCGATTTCGGCTATGAAAAGGGAGCGGACCAGCTGCGCGGCGTGTCGCTCGGCATCGCGGGCGGCAGCTACACGGCGTTCGTCGGCGCCAGCGGTTCGGGCAAGAGCACGGCGCTGCAGCTGCTCGCCCGCTTGTACGATCCGAGGAAGGGACGCATCGCGATAGACGGCCTGGACTTACGCGAGATCGGGGAGCGCAACCTGCGCGAGCTGGCGCTGCTCGTCGGGCAGGATACGTTTTTGTTCAATGCGTCCGTCCGGGACAATCTGCTGCTGGACAAGCAAGGACTGAGCGAGGCCGATTTGAATGAAGCGGTGCGCAAAAGCGGGCTGCAAGAGGCGGTCGCGCGTTGGCCGAACGGACTCGATACGCTCGTCCGGCAGGAGGGCGGCAGCTTCTCAGGCGGGGAACGCCAGCGCATCGCGCTGACCCGGGCGCTGCTCCGCGATCCCGACGTGCTGCTGCTCGACGAAGTGACCTCGGCGCTCGATCCGGGGGCGGAGGCGGCGGTGAACGAGCTGGTGCTGTCGCTGCGCGGCCGCAAGACGGTCGTATCGGTGACGCACCGGCTGTCCGCGGTCGTGGAAGCCGATCGTATCTATGTGTTCGACAAGGGCAAAGTCGTCGAAAGCGGCACGCATGAGCAGCTCCTCGTCCTGGGCGGCGCTTATGCGCGGCTGTGGGAAAAGCAGCAGGGCTTCCGGCTGTCCGAGGACGGACTGCATGCGGACGTGAACACGGATTGGCTGGCGCGGCTGCCGTTTCTGGCGGGGATCGACGCGGGACTGCTGGACAGTCTGTCTGCCGCCTTCTCGACGCAGACGTGCCGAGAGGGCGAGGCGATCGTCCGGGAAGGCGAGGAAGGACATACCTTCTATATTATCGTACGCGGCAAATTCGAAGTGACCAAGCAGACGGAAGATGCGGGCGAACGACGTGTCGCGACGCTTCAGGACGGCGATTATTTCGGCGAGATCGCGCTTATGAAGGAAGTGCCGCGGACCGCCACCGTGCGCGCGATGGGTCCTTCCGTGCTGCTGTCGATGCGCCGGGAGACGTTTCAGCGGCTGCTGAGCGGCTCGACGCAGATCCGCGACGAATTGAGCCGCGCACTCGAGCGGAGAGCTTGA